AAATCTACCTACCGTTTCCTCATTTAACGGTTACTTTTCTAACTGACCTACAACTTCAAACCGTTCTGACTCCGTAGGCTGCGACCACAACACCGACGCGCCACCCATGATGGCTGCCCGCTCTGGGGAAGCGCGCCAAGCGTCATAGATTTCGTTACTCTCCCAAATCACCAACGAGGTTATTTTTGTTGGGTCAGTGATGGAGACAAGCGTTATCCGACTAATGAATCCGGGGGCTTTACTCTGTGCTAGACCGTTGCGGTCCAAGAGTTCGCGAGCCTCGTCAAACTGTTCCTCATTCGCCCAATGGTGAGTTAATACACCAATCATCATTTCCTCCATTATATTTTGACTCATGTTAAGAAACCGTAGGGAACAACAATCGTTGTTCCTTACTGCTGCATCAATAAACTAATGGTTTTCACGTTTCACGCTCTTAGCGTCTCGTGCTTTCTTTTGACACGAATCTACATTTTTTATCAAATCTTGGGGTCAAAACCCCGCAGTAAAGTTTATCGGTCTCGCATCGCGATCTACGAGACAAAATCGTTTCAGATATCCACAGCCATTATCTCATTTCGTCGTGAAAAACCGCCAAACCGACGTTAGGATTAATACCAGCGAAAAGGCAAGCCCCATTGCGCTCACCGCTACAATTCCTGCCTCGGCAAACATCGCGCCTGTTCCCAAACTGCCTATTCCCGCCGCCAAAGCCACCATCATCTCGCTAGCAC
This genomic interval from Candidatus Poribacteria bacterium contains the following:
- a CDS encoding antibiotic biosynthesis monooxygenase, coding for MSQNIMEEMMIGVLTHHWANEEQFDEARELLDRNGLAQSKAPGFISRITLVSITDPTKITSLVIWESNEIYDAWRASPERAAIMGGASVLWSQPTESERFEVVGQLEK